A region of the Arachis hypogaea cultivar Tifrunner chromosome 15, arahy.Tifrunner.gnm2.J5K5, whole genome shotgun sequence genome:
TTAAACTTGTGGTTTAGATTTCGCTTTGTATATATAACAATTTATTGACCAACAACAAATTTTTAGATTAAGTTTGATCTGTTAGGCTAGGAGATCTTGTGaaaaaccaaacaaaaaaaaatatcatttctttaattttcttaggtgattatttatctatttaaagAATAAACTAATATTTCTACCCATATGACAAGACACAAAAAAAGCAGTAACGATAACGAGAGGTAAAAGAAGAGTAGCGACATCAAAAAAGGCAAAGGAAACAACAAGAACAATGATGAAGATAGAAGAAACCATGATGGTGGCGACAAAAGTGATGAGAAAGAGGAAGCAACATCGAagacaaaactgaacagagtagtttgaaaattttggataatttttaaacggagtcaataaaaatttaatacttACTTTTGTCAAATAAAATTCATCTTTAATGAGCATAACATTAGTTTCATTCTTTTGTGAATAGTTTTTTCCGTGTTTTGATCTTTCTAAGATACTCTATTTAAATGCAAACAGGACCCTACCTGATCCTTTGGCCACATGACATGTACAAGACCTAACAATGTCTTCCAATCTCTCTTTCTCAAGAGAACCAACAAAGTAAAGGGCTATAATAAATCAAATCTTTCACTCCAACTAGTTCTCTTCTATATTCCTTCTGTATTCTTTCTTTCTAATTTATTTAATCACAAAAGTACACGCCCTGGTTGaagtagaagaaaggaagaaatttGTGAAATACATTAACTTTACTAAACTATTAATTGTTTTCTACTTCTCTTGAATTATTCAATCTGATTCCAATATACAGAATTTACACACACCCTCCTCCGTTTGATACAATTAGTACATTAAAAAATCAACGTACCAGTACACTACTGCTTACAAATACATTGAAGTTTCAAAGTACTAATCTAATATAAGCAACATTTATTGAGAGGTTGAGACAAAAGGAGCACCAACTAGAAGTGAACGAAATCCATACTTCCTGAAAATAACCGAGCATGAAATGTACAATCTCTTATTAGCCTACTCTGCTCAACTGATCCTTTGATGTGCTTTCAAAGATCTTGTCAGCATTTCCTACCTCAAAACCATCCCTCCTATGGAATTCTTTAACCTGTTCCATTAGTTTAATCTTTAAGTCAGCATTCCCCAACTTAAAATATACATGAGTAAGTCATTCAAATTCAGATGTATTTcccattttcattcaaaaccaaaaGTCTACTATAATAGAGAGTTAACACGACAGCATGATACTACTACTATTATGTTTGGTTTCGGATAAAAAGGGGAAGGAAATGTTCATggataagtttggtgtccataaaGGTTTCAATCCCATTTTTACCCCCAACCTAATATAAGAGAAAGATGTGACAATCTCTGTTCTAGCAACCAAACATATACACTAATAACTATATTAGGTGTATAGAAAAAATCAGCTACCAAATGAGCCActtgtataaaatacatgttaaaatacaaaatacatattgaaaatgagttaaacaCATGTATTAATACACAAATACATAGTGGCTGATTTGGTGGAATTTTTAGTATGCACGTaacattttttataaaagaaagaaTGCAGCTTACCTCTACAGCTGGTAAATTTTTATATTGTGGCAGCACCAGACGCTCAGCAAATTCGATGTATGAGCATGGAACTGATTCAGTTGCCCCGTCAGAAAATTGGAAAGGCATCGAATCTGCTACAGTTGAACTTTGTAGGAGAAGACCATCAGGGCTCACTGTAAGTGAAAGAATTTTAAATTCATTTGCATGATCCTTGAAATCAACTAACTACAAGAACTTGCAGTGAATATCTTGAAAATGAATGTATGCTTGTGTTGTATGGAAAATCTAAGTTATGATTCATGAAACAATTAGAAGAAGTCGCTGCTGCTTCAATCCTCATTGTGTATAATGGAACAGCAATTGCGAGAATCAGAAGCAGACTGGCATGAGATTGTCTTCTcatttggacattgaatgcttttGTTTGTCTAAAGGAACTCAGAACAACTATACAAGGGTACAAACCTTTCAAAACTCCTCCTTCAGAATTTAATCTGAATCCACTCTCCTCTATAAACCGATTCAGATTTTTTATATCTCTCAATTCAGTTTTCAGCCGATGAGCGGAAATCGTAACATGATTCAGTGCATGTCCATTGACTAAGGTCCAAGCAGCATACTCACTTTCACTGTGTATGAAAAATCAGCAAAAGATAAGTATGCAAGATTCTAGactttttttaagtaaataaaatgtCAAGGCATAAAGATTTACCTTGCCAATTCTTGAAATTCAGAATATGAAGGCTTTTCCCATGTTAAAAGTCCCAAGGAACTTGCAAGAGCAGCATACTGGTTTCCATTACCAGATGATGcagtatattttttaattatttcctgCACCAAAAGTTCAAAGCTCCTTGAGTATAGTTAGGATTTTAGAACCGGGAGCCATCCATACATGTAGAAATATGAACCATTGACGTCatacaataattaaataaatttggaTATGGATTTCACAAATACGACATCACAACCATATTGCAGTGTATATATATTTAGAATCCTAAGTTAGCAAGCCAGTCTTTTTTCTCAAAATATAATTCTAACGCTAAATACTACTGTTTATAGCTACAGGACAAACATCGCGTGACAATAACAGTTATGAAATCATACAAGAAATGCTGGTGACAGAGTTATAGTCCCATACCAAGCATatttgatcagatcaaacaacAGAAAAACTCAAGCTATATCATATTGTTCTAAAAGCTCAAATGGCAAATGCTATAATGAGCATGACAAGCTTCAAAAACAGAATTTCTCCAACTGGACGGCAAGAAAGACCATACTCTTTATTTCTTCTAAGTTCATATGGTGAGAATTAATGAATGCAAACCTCATAAACTCATAACATAATTTATTCACCTTTCAGCATCATATCATTGAGTACATCAATAACTGTAAACCTAAATAGCTGCTCAATTCACTACTACAAAAAAGCATAGCAACAACCATGATAAAAAGGACTGTGTTATTTCTTCAATAACATCTGAAGTTAGCATCAAATAAGATAAAGAAGATCCAGCCACAGCCTCCATTATGATTATGTAATCCTAATAGGCCAGAGCACAGATCTCAGGGCATGGTAATTGAAAATTGTTCTCGTGAACACACCTGAGTTTGTGGACTCATCTGATCCACAATCAGCTCCGATATAAATATTCTCGGCAAAGGCCCCTTAATTCCACTGCCACCGCCATCTTGTGAGTCAGCAGGAGGTGAAAACCACAAAGCTCTCAACTTCTTGGCAGGAAACCGCAATTCCTCTCGCGGCGTATAGCCATAATCAAGAAAGAAACTAGCCACAGAGTCAATTCCATAACCAGTCACCTACAAATTAAGGTCACATTATCACAATTAAGAGTGAATCAAAGCATATTTCAGTCACAGATAATAAACGTATTTTTGGAAGAGATGCAAGAGAAATACGCCGAATGTTCTGAATGCAAGATGATCATAGCACAATGGGTTGTTCTCAGCAGAACGAACAAGTTCCAATATGGCCTTTGCTGTAGGGTTTCTATTCAAGTACACAGATTGCATACTCTCCAAGACGCCCCTTAAAAATGCTTCACTCCCCtacattcataaaaaaattttgaacaacaCATGGTACAACCAACAAGATGAAAATTTTCATTTGTTTATTCAATAACTAAGCCTTGTCACACTAAGTGGGTTCAGTTGCATAGATCAAACGCCGAAGAGTtcaattataaattctaattgcTTTCAAGTGACACAATTGATCATCAAGGTTTTCCGTTTTCCTAATTTCTAAACcataataccaaaaaaaaa
Encoded here:
- the LOC112750189 gene encoding 2-oxoadipate dioxygenase/decarboxylase, chloroplastic; amino-acid sequence: MFSTTKSSATLFSLHRAASTTAESASSKPKLFNLVSVKEPRSPMYKGLGLINPHRTLSVSCSSRSEQNGSSHKSSIQGSEAFLRGVLESMQSVYLNRNPTAKAILELVRSAENNPLCYDHLAFRTFGVTGYGIDSVASFFLDYGYTPREELRFPAKKLRALWFSPPADSQDGGGSGIKGPLPRIFISELIVDQMSPQTQEIIKKYTASSGNGNQYAALASSLGLLTWEKPSYSEFQELASESEYAAWTLVNGHALNHVTISAHRLKTELRDIKNLNRFIEESGFRLNSEGGVLKVSPDGLLLQSSTVADSMPFQFSDGATESVPCSYIEFAERLVLPQYKNLPAVEVKEFHRRDGFEVGNADKIFESTSKDQLSRVG